CGACTGGAAACACATGACACATGTTGAGCATGGACTGAGAGACATACGCTGCCGTGTTTGTGGCTTTGTGTGGCAAACACGTCTTCGACAGCCTCGCATCGATCATCTCGGGAGAGCTGCGTACTCCAAAGAGTTGGTTCAGACATCTCTAGGAGATACCGTATAACGCGGAGCTGCAAACTATAGATGCCGCAAACCGTATCGTGGTTTTGCAGTACGAAAATTGTCGCAGCAGAACAAATCTGGCGAACATCATCTGCAAATCAAGAATAAAACCGTCTGCGTCAGATTTTTAAACTAGTTCGTCGATGTTCATCCATAATTTACATATAAAATCAGCCCAAAATGGCAACTAGACCATCTAACTAGTTCCTAGATGCTGCATTACCTAGCTGAGACTTTGGGGGCCCCACTGGTCTGGGTATATTTGTTACATGCTGAATGTATTTTTAGGGCATATTGTAGTTTCCTCACAAAATAAATAATAACtacatttatattgtttgttgaatgtATATGCTATTCACGTTGGAGTTGTTCTAACTAAATCATTTTGTTCGCTGACCAATTTGTGCATGATGCTTAAGTTAAACATTCCTTCATTTGCTCCTCTCTAGTCTCTAGTACTGATGTTCCTTGCTTGCACTAGTGTCGATGTAACTCTTTCTTTCACGTCAAGTTAATTATGAGCTTATATGTGGATCTCATCAGTACATTGCCTAATAACAGTAGCACTGTAAAGTACTCTCTCCGTTCCATATTAGTTGTTGCTGAAACGTTTGAATAGACATACTAAAATATGTCTAAATACATGCGGATCAGCGACAACTAATATGGAACGGAGAGAGTAGTAGTTTATAAGACGGTGGTACCTGGTTTAATGTTTCCAGAACGAACAACATCAACTGTGCTCAGATATCCTTTCCTAGTAATTGCTATTTTTTGCACTCAATACAGCGAAGAGACCAAAATAAAGATATCATTGGGTGTGAGGCGAGGTTGGTGCTTGCGTCTACAGAAGCTAATGGTTCAGGATGGCTGCTTTGTGGAGTGGCGCGACATGATAGCAGATGCAGCTAAGAAGGGCTTTGCTGGTGGAGTTCCCTTCCAATGGAATTCACATAAAATATTGACTGAGCAACTGCGGCAGGAGTGGTTAGAGAAACTCCAGAAAAGAAGATCAATGCCTAGGCCGACGGGTAATAGAAGAGCGCCAAAATCTCCTGAGCAGAGGAGGAAAATTgcagaagccattgctgcaaagtgGTTGGATCAAGTAAGAGCATACCAATGCCTGCCTGAACCTATTTCATGTTTTTTTATCTTTTCATTCCGATGTCACCTGGGTAACAGAGACAGCATGTCGTCTTGATATTGCATGAACTTATAGGGGTACTGTCTAAAGTTTTCAGCTGTCCTCTTTTCTTGCAGGAATACCGCGATCGTGTTTGCAATGCAATTAATAGCTACCATGGAACTTCTGCTGGATCTAAAGTACCGCGGAAACCAAGAACTCCTAGAGAACCAGGCGCAAAGAGTGAAGCTGTGAAAAGGAAACCTTTAAAAAACCGAGCTGTCAGCTTGGAGGATGTACACGTAAAAACTGCACCTGTTAAGAGAAAGAAAAGTACAACTCCTTACAAAGATCCAATGGCTGGTGAGAAACTAGAGATGATAACGAAGATTCGAGCCCAAAGGACATCACTGGAAATAGAAAAGAAAGAGGCTATTAAAAGAGCCAGGTATGTTTGCTTAGTCATTGAAAGAGACTAGATAATGAAGATATGGACACCCTTGTTTCTTTTTGTTGCTGCACTCCATGTTCATTCAACTGGAGTGTCGACTAATTCTGAGTCCTGACAAGGAAATAACTTTGGAATGATGGCCAAGTTTCCTCCTGTCACCTAAATGAATGCTCACAACTAAGGGTACACTGTCGTTTGTTATGTCATTCAAGCATGTACTCTAAATGATAAAATTCTTGTTAAAAATTGGAAGTCAAAACCACAGGTTTGTGAAATATTCTTGGAAAGTTCCATCCAATTTTTACAAACTCTGAATTGAGAAAACATAAATAACAAGCAATATATTGCATTAATGTACTACAGTACACACTTGCAGTTGAATTCTCTTCGTCGCAATTACTTGATACTGACAATTCGCTCTCAGAAACAATGTGTGCCATCTGTTTATGCAAGACTGTTTAAATTTAATTGTCCTACTGTAAGTTATATTCTTATTCTTTACCATCAGGTCGCTCATTGTAGAAGCCGAAAAAGCTGCAGATGCTCTTGAGACTGTTGCAGCCACAAATCCTTTTGCGCAAGCATCACTTATAGAAGCTAGAAAGCTTGTTACAGAGGCAAGAATATCGCTCGAGTGtattgatgatgatgaagggcCTGCAGAAAGTTCTTCAGATGACACATCAGATGAATCAGGTGTATCAGAACGGCACAACTACAACCTGGAGAATCATAATAACGTGAATCAGCAAGAGAATAAACCTGTAAATGGCATGAAACTTCCTCCAAGCAATGTTAATGGCATGGATTTTTATTTTGATGTGTCTGCACTCGGGGAAACGGAACAACTCAGTGTTTACCAAAGAATAGAGAACTCCATGGAAAGAGCTTATTTACTTCCTTCAGCTTCTTCGACAGCTCAAGATGTGAACGGAAAACTTGGAACAAATTATCTATATCTCAGTCAATCATTGGCCAACAATGACCAGATCGACCAGATTGCAGCAGAAACAACAGATGATTTTTCTGCAGAGCCACCAGAAGATGTGTCCTCACCTGGGAGTAAGTCTAAGATGAGATGGGTACGTGGAAGATTAGTTGAAATAGAAGAATAAATTAGGAAGGCTGAGCAGTTGAAGTCTCCAAAGACATCAGCACCGACAATTCAGTATATTGCTTGCTTCAGATTTGCTTCCATTTTGTAAGTTTGTTCAGTGTGCAGCATGTGAAATGCAATGTTTGCAAGGAGACActcactttcattcaactggcttGGATGGGATTGATTGGAGAACGTTAATTTTGGTATATTCGATCCTGGAAGATGGATGAGCATATCAGGAAAGCTGCCTTCTGAGGTGAGAGTTGTAATTAGTAGTTGGGACTTTAGATATTGCCAACGGATGTTTAGTGAGCATTAGGAAAAATCTAATCTAAATCATGATTTGGACAATGTATTTATATCGGATTAGAATATTATGTAGCTATCACTGACAGTATAGCTGCTGGCCTTagtaatttgattttttttttcgaaatgggagcttatagccccagcctctgcatctagaagatgcacacagccgtactTAGTAATTTGATTGATTCAAGGATACCTGGTAGTCTTCTACCATGAAAACTGAACGTATCAAGGCAACTTGCTGCTAGTTAATTCTATGCCGTGTTTTCCCTGCTACAGCATATATACATATGAATGGGTACTGACTATTTATAATTTATCTATAGAACCATAAACATTTTTTTTCTAGAAACCATGAAGAAATGTTAGGTTTGGTAAGCTTGTGTGCTGGGAGCCGTCAATAGAGCggtcctaagagcatctccaacaggcgcactATATAGGCCGCGCTGCAAAAAAACTGCCAGTATAGCGCGCGCGAGGGAATCAggcgctccagcaggcgcggtaaaCGGCGCGGCGCTGTAAAATTTTTAGGGCGCGCGGTGTTTTGCACAAACCGGAGCGGCATATCTGacgcgtcggctacagcgcgcggcaaCGCTCTGCGCCTGCGCGAAAAGCCAACGGCTGGAAATTTCCCCCGCCCGCGCCTGCGCCCTCATTTCCCCACCTACCGCCGGCACGAAATCCAGCCGCCGCCGGTCGAATTCGTCGCCGCCCCCATTGCGCGCGCCGCTGCGCGTAgatccgcctcgcccgcacccTCCTGGCAGCGGCGGCCGCTCCGCCGCATTTGTGGCcagcgcgccgcgccgcccgacaaTGACGGTcagtcggcgctcctcctccgcgtCCCCCTTCCCGCCGgcgtcgcgttctcctccgcgcCGCCGTCGACATGTCGTCGTCATCGTCTTTGAGCTCGCTAGCAATATGGCGCGCCCATGGTGCTCACCCATTTGCTCGCAAGGTATGCACCTCCGCCGGCCGGCCTCTATTTTTACTCGCCAATTAGCTACAATAGTTAAGTAATTTCATACATATGTTTGTAGAGTTCATCATTCgattcatcggatgacgagtaTGATCAAGGAAGAGAAGAACATATCGCTACTATTAGCATACCACGCCGTTAAGAGACCAAAATTTGGTGGATCGGTGTTCGCTAGATAGAAGTTGTGGAGAGAAAGGATTGAAGGGCATGAGAAGTTGATGCGGTCGTATTTCAACGAGAATCTGATATTccccgaaagctattttcggcGGCGTTTCCGGATGAGTCTCAACTTGTTCAAGCACATTGCAACAGAGGTCACCAAATATGATCGCTTCTTTGAGCAAAGGAGGAATGCCGCCGGAGAACTTGGTCATAGCACATATCAAAAGGTGACCGCCGCCTTGCGTATGTTGGCCACAAATACAACTATGGCTATTTCCTCGCCGACGGCATAtatccaaggtggcaaacatttgtgaagccgattattcaaccaagaggtaagaagcaaacccaattccataatgcacaagcggcggctaggaaagatgtagagagagcatttgggattttgcaagcccaatttaccattgttagaggaccggctagattttgggaccaagaatgcctttggtatatcatgaccgcgtgtgtcatcatgcataacatgattatagaggatgatcgcggaaaagatgtggatcatacccactacgacttgatgggggttcccgtgcaagtgaggaggtccgcacataggattgcccggttcattgcctcataccatgccattcggtgcaacgacatacatgatgagcttcaaaaagatctcatggAAGAATGATGGAATTGGAATGGACAACAATAGTTGCATACCTGTTGTTTTTGTTCGAAAACTATGTGTTCTATTGTCTCAAAACTATGTTGTATTATTGTATGTTGGACGTGTTGTATTTGGTGTGAATTATTGTTGTTAACAATGTATTGTATTTGGATGGTACAttttatttgtgaaattttataCAATTATTTGATCTTGTTGGATGCATAGGTGTGCGTGTTTGTTGTTTGCGCCGCgcccgcgcgctgcaaaatggcgcgTCCGGCGGAGGTTCTATTTTACCGCaccaacgcgcgctgcaaaatggcgcCAAAAACCCCAAAATTAGAAAAATGGCGCCAAAAACCCCAAAATTAGAACCAacgaaaactttttctcatcatataggactatgcatatagctcaccttattaattaattgagtgtgcattttgccatgatgcttgcttgtgtGTTTACACTTACTCTAAAACCATAACCATGATCTCTTGATCATCCAaatacaaagaaaaagaaaagagaaaagaaaatataaaaatcaactcaacacacacatatggcctatgccatttttgcaaatccttaacctagaccattttggtttgcaccattggttgtaaatggatactaaatacttattaacacttttggaatcaaagaaactcaaatcaaatcaaatttgaatcaattttgagctcacatgcaattatggtcacttgtgccatttttagccTGATGCCCACTTTAAGCCCCTGGTTTTTTAGTTTTCCTTTCtacactttgccaactctttgcacctcatccaagacaacatcaaggagaacaactttgcccaaaaccacgaccccaaattctttctcaatttcaaatgggaagcaagcaaagtggagactttgaaacaaatgtaagatcatatgcaatatgtgattttgcaaatcaacaccattttgaccaccaccaccaccaatctacttctaataatatatgattacaacccaccaaaaatctttccaaaattcaaaaattattttctttcgggcatttcatcaaacaccttttgggAAGAGGTGGAAATCATGCCCATGCTGAGAAATTGGTTGGACCAAGTcttctttcgggcatttcatcaaacacctctctgCAGCCCTGGAGCATCACCTCACCACCCTGCACCATTTCCATCACCTGCCAAGCACTGGAGCTTGCTCACCTGGACCCAAAGcatccatgccgtggcatggcatgccacccaCTTGCCATCTCCCTCTCTGGTCATCTCCAGCCTGCTCCACCATGTCACACCGACCCCTCTCACTCTCCTGATCCTGACCAGCCCCAGCCTTGACGAGAGAATCActcccaacgggcagaaatcaACGTGGCCAGACGCGCCCAGGCATGCCCACGCACGCGCCAGTGCGCGCATGGCGAGCACCCTGGCACGCCCAGAGTGCCAGCTGCCCCGCGCCCTCGCGTCACTTCCGCCCTGGCTCTCCGCACCAGTCGACTCACCACATCACCCTGCACCGCCCAGACATGGCCATTGGGCCGCGGGAACGCCACAGGCGACGACCACGCCGACGACAGTCCGCCACGGACCTGCACGCTCCCGTCAACCTCACCGTCGCGTCCGAccctcgtcttcaccgccatcaagcGCTACAGCTTCGCCTGGACGTCAGCAACCGTACGCGCCCATCCCTTGCCTCTTcgccgccctggaacgacgacgccaTCGATGACCTCAGCCGAGCGCCACAGCCACCTCCCGAAGCTATAAAAAGGGCACCCCTCTCCTCAATCCGAGCACACCATCTGCTTCCCCTCCCCACACTGACTCGCCTCGACCACCACACTTACTCGAGTAGCCACCGGAGACCTCCAATTGCAAGATCACCGCCGCTCACCGTCGCCAACAATCGCCGGAGAAGGAAGCCGCCCCagacgacgccactgctaccatcgGCTTCCTCATCGATGACAACATCCCTGCGCAcacctccgacgaccgccggagctccgacgagctctccgaccccctacctccgccgccagtGAGTCCCCTGCTCGCCAGAGACGACGACCTCTCTCGCCCGTTGATCTcacttctaatcgcacggccctcctCTCGCGTACCGTTTCACTGGAGAAACTCCCACTGATACGTGGAtcccaccttgtcagctggcctgctgcaaagctgggccggcccaattctctctctctctgcacagcccgttagtttcccgccagcccaacttttcaaattcaaatttccagaatagataaattgtgcaatctgatgtcaactttaaaatttaatagggaaaatctacttggccaaattttacaaattttgtaTATTTGGAAAGCATAgaattttatctacacaatgccactggtttgaaccctagatctgttatagaattaaagtagaaaaataaacaagacaaggacttttctgacttagaataattattaaaaatcaaccaaaaatgcttttgagttgattccaactcctataaatcacatttcacttgcactaattgtttctgcaaaaatatgtcatgcttactttgaatgatcatggcctagtttaattaaaagactatatggctatttctagtcaaacatattgtccaaaactattaataaatcatatgggagtttttctctcatttaaatcttgtcacaaacatttcaaaatgaggtagagactctggtcatttaggtctcatatgatttgtttgatgatattaaatctttaccatgttaggattaaattgtatgaggtgctacacctcatttaaatcattttcttaaatgataggtatgaagaggttgactttggtcaacctaggtcatatattattcatgagagaaattaaatcttaataagataaggagaggaaattaattctctaagtaattaaaagtaatacctaagttagcatgagaggaaattatttttcttaaataagaaaaacacatccaccaacttaatagtaatgtgtgatgctagcttaagttgtgtgactcatgtgtgcttagtttagtacataagtttggtatgatgattgtgtaccccgtattcgtattttagacgctagtaccgaggagtatcaagaggaggaggaggaggtctacttccaaggagaagaagaccactttgaccaattccccaaccaaggcaagataatactcttgcaaagtgcaaagctcaccatgagcaaggaattacccatttactttatgttcatgatcctatttcccagttttactttacaagctttacttacttttgttttatcaaagtacttttgattcatgattcacttggttagtattggattagtacaagagtatcaaagttagcctagaagcaaagcaaattacttagcacccctcatacttagatgctagtgctaaactaaaattgactactctagatgggaacatgtgttgtgaaatgatgatggtaaaaaccttggaatgatgagtcatttacattgagagattttgaaggtgaatatgacatgaatttgacttggtgaaatggctaaaaactgatgattgagttggatgcgatatcattccaattcttgagtacccccacaatacctgattatgggtagggcttagctggaaatttatgtgtcttagtatgggttccctctaaacaagcgtcatagaggttatgccgaggctgcctccgttgaaagtgaaatgacgtgaattgaggtgaattgtacggccaagccctgtgcagttcccgggataacatttggctatcaccgggaggccaagctcatggggagaggtgcctatactaggatgtgtaagtgaaaggttaacggttgatgatccgcgtaccgagttacgattattcggggtttacccctgacggatgtaatcaaatgttgtggcacaagtgtgcaacctctgcagagtgtaaacctattcgaatagccgcgtccgcggttatggacaattggaaaggccatactgtttctgtcatcagaatttatatctttgtgacttgtgaattttgaacttgaacggtgactttgaatttgaatcaccacagagttgtgggaatgacactaatgttcccacttgagttagttagcacatgaggagttgtttactaaaatgtttctaaactaaaattggctttatgcaaataaccttagagcttagaacactctaaatagcaatgttagtacttacattagtattagtttgcgagtacttgaaagtactcacggctttgtccctggttattcaaatggccagaatatgaagccgaacagcagtacgaggatgacgaccagcaggacgtctaccacaactaggagcttctaacgtcaagcgttgcctgtggaatagatagtccactactacttcgcttccgctacttatttgtgtaatgatcaatagatcaagtgttgtaatgagactggatcatgcgaTCCTATTCGTGTAATGACTAtgttggtattgtaatgaatgatgactctatgctacttaactattatgtctcgcaaaaacattattcctgggattgcgatgaatggcataataggcatctggacttaaaaatccgggtgttgacaagttggtatcagagccattgtttgaccttaggagaccctagttagaaatggacgttctgaaaaatttagtttcaaaaacgaatgaagtatttctgaaaaactaagtctttgtcttctctttgagttctttgggaaaataagaagtcatgctcttccttagaaatgtacctaaaattttgccacacttgttcacttctctaacttaatctttcacttcactttcagatggagcccgtgaacacgaagttttaccagcttgggaatgggggaagcttgatcttcgagtacgacctcaacgccctgtccgatcACCTTGATTGCCCCCACCCGGAGTACCACGGAGTTCAGGTCACGGACCAGCCAGGAggagagctgcagtggatcatcaccgctgacttgaggggcaagatggagcctcccacttctgagaggatcctcttctccttcagggagagcaactggctggacggacttgcccgcgctcttcaggagggactcgcacgcttgagcgggatgagcggggaggcactcaaggaccctcgcttttcccacctcgcgaggcgtaactctgctggagagcccatggacatgcagccccacccggagctaaagcaccatgtggagcatctcgacttcatcctgtaccacactcagcaggatctcgaccacgcccgtgagtacgccaaccagactcacgcccacatcatcCAGCAGGGCGaagccatcaagatgctcgccaaggaccgcaggactctccgccagcagcgtacCAAGAAGTACGCCACCATCACTCGCCTCTGCGAGAAGATagcagcacttgaggccactgtcaaggcccatgaGGAGCAGATGaataagatggaggaagatggagaagacattcagggaggaggagccttcctgagtgacgacgacgacttcgaggaggatgagaacaccgaggaggaagactacgagttcctggacgccggagaggatgaccacaccgccatagatgtagatgaggagtagtttcacttgtgcactatcgtaggtgtgagttgtatcccgccccatgtatcgtagcttggagaagaagggttcttaaaacccttagtgtgttatcttgtaatgtgtgttgtttgttatgaatgaatgtatgtttttgtcatcatgaaaagacttcaagttttaaactttttaacttaaacacaaaacaagccatagagaatttccctcgtatctcatgatctatctcaatgcttagatggcccctccaactcgcaacgcgaatcaagacgctatgatgcagatgttgcaagttatgctggaagatagagaagccgaaagagctgaaagacaagccaacattgcagcacttcaacaacttgccaacaacaatcaaggccatcatgatcacccaggatcaaagctcaagaacttccagaacacaaacccgccagttttcagcaagactgaggaaccccttgatgcggatgattggctcca
This Lolium perenne isolate Kyuss_39 chromosome 1, Kyuss_2.0, whole genome shotgun sequence DNA region includes the following protein-coding sequences:
- the LOC127303717 gene encoding uncharacterized protein, with the protein product MAPQLLGYYWVSSWPRLPQVPPWPCSSHFQRRRVLRLAPPLRRAGAIRVVADAEPALALDRGHGAVEIQFPTEEEGTAGNEEDDEAVDEREKMRRMRISQANKGNTPWNKGRKHSPETLQRIRERTRLAMQDPKVKKKLMNLGHAQSEETKIKISLGVRRGWCLRLQKLMVQDGCFVEWRDMIADAAKKGFAGGVPFQWNSHKILTEQLRQEWLEKLQKRRSMPRPTGNRRAPKSPEQRRKIAEAIAAKWLDQEYRDRVCNAINSYHGTSAGSKVPRKPRTPREPGAKSEAVKRKPLKNRAVSLEDVHVKTAPVKRKKSTTPYKDPMAGEKLEMITKIRAQRTSLEIEKKEAIKRARSLIVEAEKAADALETVAATNPFAQASLIEARKLVTEARISLECIDDDEGPAESSSDDTSDESGVSERHNYNLENHNNVNQQENKPVNGMKLPPSNVNGMDFYFDVSALGETEQLSVYQRIENSMERAYLLPSASSTAQDVNGKLGTNYLYLSQSLANNDQIDQIAAETTDDFSAEPPEDVSSPGSKSKMRWVRGRLVEIEE